A section of the Desulfocurvibacter africanus subsp. africanus DSM 2603 genome encodes:
- a CDS encoding PKD domain-containing protein — MLRCFMSLLLLVLMVCPCPGMAEETWTVSDLGDENKPNTLRYIINIANEGVLDVDVIDLTHLSGTILLWSPLVINMPSPGTIKRKLTIIGPGADVLAIDGRNLVRCFEVLAGEITIRGLTVRNGRAPTDPALGSLYGGCIRFSGDYLTLEDCIVENGTAAAGGCIIGGWNLTLRRTTVRNGVAEGPASYGAYGGCGGGIFGFGLMEDCTVIGCRANVYGGGIFRGTANTTASIIRSTIVDCHVPPGDTGGGGIAKIDEGGLQIRDSLIRGCSAGRYGGGIYFKGTPPTSYGTPTAHLELINCTLTDNSAGTEGESGFSNAGAIYAHGRTYADFCTITGNSAADKVGGIVFSEGPIFFKNSILSGNTAADAPYDYDDSGAVMEIFGGNVAPHAGGSTPSDPRLRAVLEDEATVGYLPAHDSQALDGAMDCSGFVSTTITTDARGKDRPQGGGCDAGAFEFQLPVADAGADRSVHRWDDVLLDGATSTPGEDGAITSWQWTQTGGSPSVTLNGADTELAVFEAPEVSLNEILTFRLTVTTTHGYTAEDTVAVTVISTPKPPVANAGPDQNVAAGASVTLDGSASSDPNGDSLTYSWTQTGGT, encoded by the coding sequence GTGCTGCGCTGCTTCATGTCCCTGCTTCTGCTTGTGCTCATGGTCTGCCCGTGCCCAGGCATGGCCGAAGAAACGTGGACGGTCTCGGACTTAGGCGATGAAAATAAGCCGAATACCCTGCGTTATATCATCAACATAGCCAATGAGGGTGTGCTTGATGTTGATGTTATCGATCTGACGCACCTGAGCGGGACCATCCTGCTCTGGAGTCCCCTGGTCATCAATATGCCGAGTCCAGGCACCATCAAGCGTAAGCTGACCATCATCGGACCTGGTGCGGACGTGCTGGCCATCGATGGCCGCAACCTCGTGCGCTGTTTCGAAGTCCTCGCAGGCGAGATAACCATTCGCGGGTTGACGGTGAGGAATGGCCGCGCTCCGACTGATCCCGCGCTCGGTTCTTTATACGGCGGCTGCATACGCTTCAGCGGTGACTATCTCACGCTGGAGGATTGCATTGTGGAGAACGGCACGGCTGCGGCTGGTGGCTGTATTATAGGTGGCTGGAATTTGACCTTGAGGCGCACCACAGTGCGTAACGGCGTGGCGGAAGGCCCCGCCAGCTATGGAGCCTATGGAGGCTGTGGAGGAGGCATCTTCGGCTTTGGCCTGATGGAAGATTGCACAGTGATTGGATGCCGAGCCAATGTATATGGTGGCGGGATTTTTCGTGGTACGGCAAATACTACTGCCAGCATCATACGAAGCACGATTGTTGATTGTCATGTCCCGCCAGGTGACACTGGAGGTGGAGGTATAGCTAAAATTGATGAAGGCGGTTTGCAGATACGTGACAGCCTCATCCGCGGGTGCTCGGCTGGCAGGTATGGCGGCGGGATTTACTTCAAAGGCACCCCACCGACTTCATATGGAACACCAACCGCACACTTAGAACTCATCAACTGCACGCTGACCGATAACAGCGCCGGGACTGAAGGCGAAAGCGGCTTTTCCAATGCAGGCGCCATATATGCACATGGAAGGACCTATGCGGACTTCTGCACGATTACCGGAAACAGCGCCGCGGACAAAGTCGGCGGCATCGTCTTCAGCGAAGGGCCGATCTTCTTCAAGAACTCCATCCTGTCCGGCAACACGGCCGCGGATGCCCCCTATGATTATGACGACAGCGGCGCTGTCATGGAAATCTTCGGGGGCAACGTTGCCCCCCACGCCGGGGGTAGCACGCCCTCGGATCCCAGGTTGCGGGCGGTGCTGGAGGACGAGGCTACCGTGGGCTACCTGCCCGCGCACGACAGCCAAGCCCTGGACGGCGCCATGGATTGCTCCGGGTTTGTAAGCACTACGATCACGACGGACGCCCGCGGCAAGGACCGGCCCCAGGGTGGAGGGTGCGACGCGGGAGCCTTCGAGTTCCAGCTGCCGGTCGCGGACGCCGGCGCTGACCGGTCCGTGCACAGGTGGGACGACGTGCTTCTGGACGGAGCCACCTCCACGCCGGGAGAGGATGGAGCGATCACCTCCTGGCAATGGACCCAGACAGGCGGCTCACCCAGCGTCACGCTCAATGGAGCGGACACCGAACTTGCCGTGTTCGAGGCCCCCGAAGTTTCCCTGAATGAGATCCTGACCTTCAGGCTCACCGTGACCACTACCCACGGCTACACGGCCGAGGACACCGTGGCTGTGACCGTGATCAGCACGCCGAAACCGCCCGTGGCCAACGCCGGCCCTGACCAGAACGTTGCCGCCGGCGCAAGCGTGACCCTTGACGGCAGCGCAAGCTCCGACCCCAACGGCGACAGCCTGACCTACTCCTGGACCCAGACCGGCGGCAC